A window of the Thermococcus alcaliphilus genome harbors these coding sequences:
- a CDS encoding phosphoenolpyruvate carboxykinase (GTP) yields MEPLEYLQNRLEPEQFEKIKVIDNPELHEFLAKYIDLLNPAKVFVCTDSKEDEDYVRRKAIEYGEEKPLAMEGHTVHYDGYYDQARDKARTKILVPKGVEIPFINTMDREEGLKEIHEIMRDIAKGKELFVCFFVLGPKNSIFTIPAVQLTDSAYVAHSEFILYRKGYEEFKRLGRDAKFLKFVHSAGELDERKTSKNIDKRRIYIDLEGETVYSANTQYGGNTIGLKKLAFRLTIRRAVQEGWLSEHMFLMRVNGPNGRKTYFTGAYPSMCGKTSTAMLPWENIVGDDLTFIVDMKGEARGANVEKGVFGIIQGVNQEDDPIIWQVLHSPNEIIFSNVLVKDGKPYWNDMGIPIPDEGENHSGKWWKGKKDAEGNEIPPSHKNARFTVSLQAFPNVDLEALEAPCGVRIGGMIFGGRDADTWPPVREAFDWAHGVITMGAALESETTAATLGKEGVRAFNPMAILDFLSVHIGDYLRNYLEFEKKLRIKPKIFAVNYFLRDKDGRWLNHKLDKAVWLKWMELRVHGDVNAIETPVGYIPKYEDLKRLFKEVLNKDYSREDYEKQFTIRVPEFIAKIERIEKIYKDVGNIPEELFKILEEERQRLLKAKEKYGDYISPFQLEKS; encoded by the coding sequence ATGGAACCTTTGGAATATCTTCAAAATAGACTTGAGCCAGAACAGTTTGAGAAAATTAAGGTAATTGACAATCCCGAACTCCATGAATTTTTGGCAAAGTACATTGATCTTTTGAATCCTGCAAAAGTTTTTGTTTGCACAGACTCGAAGGAAGACGAGGACTATGTAAGGAGAAAGGCAATTGAATACGGGGAGGAGAAGCCCCTCGCAATGGAAGGGCATACCGTCCACTACGATGGCTATTACGATCAAGCTAGAGATAAAGCGAGGACTAAAATCTTGGTTCCTAAGGGGGTGGAGATTCCGTTCATAAATACTATGGACAGGGAAGAAGGGCTTAAGGAGATTCATGAAATCATGAGAGATATTGCAAAAGGTAAGGAGCTGTTTGTATGTTTCTTTGTGCTCGGCCCTAAGAACTCAATCTTCACGATTCCCGCTGTTCAGCTCACCGATTCTGCATATGTTGCTCACAGTGAGTTTATCCTTTACAGAAAAGGTTACGAGGAGTTTAAACGCCTTGGAAGAGATGCAAAGTTTTTGAAGTTTGTCCATTCTGCGGGGGAACTTGACGAAAGAAAGACCAGCAAGAACATAGATAAGAGAAGGATTTACATTGACCTTGAAGGAGAGACCGTTTATTCAGCAAACACACAGTACGGTGGCAATACAATAGGGCTCAAAAAGCTCGCCTTTAGGCTTACGATTAGGAGAGCCGTTCAAGAAGGTTGGTTGAGCGAGCACATGTTTCTTATGCGCGTGAACGGGCCTAATGGGAGAAAAACCTATTTCACAGGAGCTTATCCATCTATGTGCGGCAAAACCTCAACAGCAATGCTTCCATGGGAGAACATAGTGGGCGACGACCTCACGTTCATAGTTGACATGAAAGGTGAAGCCAGAGGGGCTAACGTCGAGAAGGGTGTTTTTGGAATAATCCAGGGAGTCAACCAGGAGGATGACCCAATAATATGGCAGGTTCTTCACTCACCAAACGAGATAATCTTCTCGAACGTTCTCGTTAAAGATGGAAAGCCCTACTGGAACGACATGGGCATTCCGATTCCAGACGAGGGAGAAAATCACAGCGGGAAGTGGTGGAAAGGAAAGAAAGATGCCGAGGGTAACGAGATACCACCGAGCCACAAAAATGCTCGCTTCACAGTCAGCCTTCAGGCATTTCCAAACGTTGATTTAGAAGCCCTTGAAGCTCCTTGTGGCGTTAGAATCGGTGGCATGATATTTGGTGGCAGAGATGCAGATACCTGGCCCCCGGTGAGGGAAGCATTTGACTGGGCGCATGGAGTCATTACTATGGGAGCGGCGTTGGAAAGTGAAACAACCGCAGCCACCCTTGGAAAGGAAGGAGTGAGGGCATTCAATCCAATGGCTATTTTGGATTTCCTGAGCGTTCATATTGGGGACTATCTTAGGAACTATCTTGAATTCGAGAAAAAGCTAAGGATAAAGCCGAAAATATTTGCCGTTAACTACTTCCTTAGGGATAAAGACGGCAGATGGCTGAATCATAAGCTCGACAAGGCAGTGTGGCTCAAATGGATGGAGCTTAGGGTTCATGGGGATGTTAATGCAATAGAAACTCCCGTTGGATACATTCCAAAATACGAAGACCTGAAGAGACTCTTTAAGGAAGTCCTCAACAAGGATTACAGCAGAGAAGACTATGAAAAGCAGTTTACCATCAGAGTTCCCGAGTTCATTGCCAAGATAGAAAGGATTGAAAAGATTTACAAGGATGTTGGCAACATCCCAGAAGAGCTCTTTAAGATTTTAGAGGAAGAAAGACAAAGACTCCTAAAGGCGAAGGAGAAGTATGGAGACTATATATCCCCATTCCAGCTAGAAAAGAGCTAA
- a CDS encoding potassium channel family protein — translation MEEFEEFEYQPKSVKEIFIEMKNIVELMVDLAYTAILFGDKEIAEEVLDLEERMDLLNYHLMTHAVLAARNPKEAEQITSVLQMANSIEDISNAAGDLAKMVLEGVELHPVITEAIMESEEVIAKVPVSADSVIVGKTLGELDLATNTGVWIIAVKRGKRWIFAPDKDFKIKPGDILIGRGTHTSVEHLKEIARGIIRVVGDERA, via the coding sequence ATGGAAGAGTTTGAGGAGTTTGAGTATCAGCCTAAGAGCGTTAAAGAAATTTTCATTGAGATGAAAAACATCGTCGAGCTCATGGTTGATCTTGCTTACACAGCAATCCTCTTCGGGGATAAAGAGATAGCCGAGGAAGTGCTCGATCTTGAGGAGAGGATGGATCTCCTTAATTACCACCTTATGACACACGCTGTTTTGGCAGCAAGAAATCCAAAGGAGGCGGAGCAGATAACTTCTGTTCTGCAGATGGCAAACTCAATAGAGGACATCTCAAACGCCGCTGGAGACCTTGCAAAGATGGTTCTTGAAGGAGTTGAACTTCATCCAGTTATTACAGAGGCAATTATGGAAAGCGAGGAAGTAATAGCAAAGGTTCCAGTCTCTGCAGATTCTGTCATCGTAGGAAAAACACTTGGGGAGCTTGACCTTGCCACAAACACCGGGGTTTGGATAATAGCGGTGAAAAGGGGTAAAAGGTGGATTTTTGCCCCGGATAAGGACTTCAAGATAAAGCCGGGAGATATTTTGATAGGAAGGGGAACTCACACGTCTGTTGAACACCTTAAAGAAATTGCGAGAGGAATTATCAGGGTGGTTGGTGATGAAAGAGCTTGA
- a CDS encoding magnesium transporter, translated as MKSLQVVLGRELSEKFREALIAVPALIVCLLMDFFAGAFLGRFFEKIMLSYPVIFVILPGLMGLRGNIFGAMASRFTTMLHLGEMEPKLRDKNVVKNIFLSILLSLLPVIVLWAIGVLKVGNAISGMIVLLIVLTSTIFVSLIMGYATALATVLPFKKGIDPDTVAAPLVTSAGDLVTMPFLVLFILLYEDIPHVFDSLVVLAFLLLLAMFIKTKFENEEKRMIREILGIIGALALLSSISGGLLESYSEIIYASVVFSVMYPAILGTAGNYGSIIGAKTSTKLHLGEIEGFLNRDSILDIFVYFVTSFFIAVLMNLVAIGVVKLSLGKSIGLVLPFIFLYPLLVLFNMFIGYFLAIIFDRLGLDPDNATVPTITTLADIFSTLFTVGVAHLIV; from the coding sequence ATGAAAAGCCTCCAAGTAGTTCTTGGAAGGGAGCTTTCAGAGAAATTCAGAGAAGCATTGATAGCAGTTCCAGCGCTAATAGTTTGTCTTCTTATGGACTTCTTTGCCGGAGCGTTCTTGGGTAGATTTTTTGAAAAGATTATGCTGAGTTACCCGGTCATATTCGTGATTCTCCCGGGACTTATGGGGTTGAGAGGCAACATTTTTGGCGCAATGGCTTCTCGCTTTACTACAATGCTCCATCTAGGTGAGATGGAGCCAAAGCTGAGAGATAAAAATGTTGTGAAAAACATCTTCTTGAGCATTCTCCTATCTCTCCTCCCTGTTATTGTACTGTGGGCTATAGGAGTTCTTAAAGTGGGAAACGCCATATCCGGAATGATTGTGCTTTTAATAGTTCTAACTTCGACTATTTTCGTAAGCTTGATAATGGGTTATGCAACGGCACTTGCCACCGTATTGCCCTTCAAGAAGGGCATTGATCCAGACACCGTGGCGGCACCTTTGGTAACTTCCGCTGGAGATCTCGTCACAATGCCTTTTTTGGTGTTATTTATTCTCCTTTATGAAGATATTCCCCATGTCTTCGATAGCTTAGTAGTTTTGGCGTTTTTGCTTTTGTTAGCTATGTTCATCAAAACAAAATTTGAAAATGAAGAGAAGCGCATGATTAGAGAAATTCTAGGAATTATTGGGGCTTTAGCATTGCTTTCAAGCATTTCGGGAGGACTGCTTGAATCTTACAGCGAAATTATTTATGCTTCTGTTGTGTTCAGCGTCATGTACCCTGCAATACTTGGCACTGCTGGAAACTACGGATCAATTATTGGAGCAAAAACCTCAACGAAGCTTCATCTTGGGGAAATTGAGGGCTTTCTCAACCGGGATTCTATACTAGATATTTTTGTGTACTTTGTGACGAGTTTTTTCATAGCAGTTCTAATGAACTTAGTGGCAATAGGTGTGGTAAAACTAAGCTTGGGAAAGAGCATTGGACTTGTTCTCCCGTTTATTTTTCTTTATCCCCTCTTGGTCTTGTTTAACATGTTCATTGGATACTTCCTCGCAATAATCTTTGATAGACTTGGCTTAGACCCCGATAATGCCACTGTTCCAACGATAACAACTTTAGCAGATATATTTTCCACCCTCTTCACTGTGGGGGTTGCTCATCTGATTGTTTAG
- a CDS encoding potassium channel family protein, producing MKELEEIKDCLIEMKNLSSLMVDLAFSSVMYDSEDIADEVYILEEKMDELTLKVKKLALRAAKYEENPEKLLSIIEMATINEQISDSAYEIADLVLRDVEPHPIIRKIMHDVDEEIGRIKVNKGSILIGQPLKQLKLPTKVGVRLIAIKRGGRYIYNPSKDEKIEEGDILIAVGSGIDRLRELSNEKGEEGEFIEEEE from the coding sequence ATGAAAGAGCTTGAAGAGATAAAAGATTGTCTCATAGAAATGAAAAACCTTTCTTCTCTTATGGTTGACCTTGCCTTCTCCTCAGTCATGTACGATAGTGAGGACATAGCCGATGAGGTTTATATTCTGGAAGAAAAAATGGATGAGCTCACATTAAAAGTCAAAAAACTTGCTTTGAGGGCTGCCAAGTATGAAGAAAATCCCGAAAAGCTCCTAAGTATAATTGAGATGGCTACAATAAACGAGCAGATAAGCGATTCCGCCTATGAGATAGCAGACCTTGTTCTCAGGGATGTTGAGCCTCACCCTATAATAAGGAAAATAATGCACGATGTTGATGAAGAAATAGGACGCATAAAGGTTAACAAGGGGTCAATACTAATAGGACAACCCCTCAAACAGCTTAAGCTTCCAACTAAAGTGGGTGTAAGGTTAATAGCAATAAAGAGGGGAGGAAGATATATTTACAACCCCTCCAAGGACGAGAAAATTGAAGAGGGGGACATATTGATAGCCGTAGGCTCTGGAATTGATCGCCTGAGAGAACTCTCCAACGAAAAAGGAGAGGAAGGAGAATTCATAGAAGAGGAGGAATGA